One window of Enterobacter sp. RHBSTW-00175 genomic DNA carries:
- a CDS encoding EAL domain-containing protein: MRYHNRLIICIVLFFILCAVGSGFLFYQFLINQKKHTLGHLQTIVAELDSIISNAKIAGDRATGLLNGQCSKKVQTEIRKLVATIPDVTTINLLHGKHLYCSSIFGGVKFASDAHSPPAKSLFLMSDNSVKPSKSLLVYHALRGESSVMVGLDNYYVQNELKKYRESYSYIMTVNGVSLDANGNIFTNLLPEDQITYSSTQFKYSVSALPLAPLDFVTFWQNEHDRLLITFLIPGVFSVLFFKYLIHRQSMFFMLREAIDNNQLKPFIQPIVEARSGNIVAGEILMRWQHPKWGNISPDRFIPLAEKNGLISRITELGIQSVIRSFESLDLKSLPLTTLFFNVSAADFTDHGLLNACHSFRDKTVDTALRIGLEITERVAIEDSEFVREICQQLDMLGVTLSADDFGTGHCNYKLLMQLRPRYIKIDKHFTQEIETDEGKEAIVRNIIAIAKDRGCLTIAEGVESASQREKLVAMGVSFLQGYFFSRPIEAAVFFDKLQHSTL, from the coding sequence ATGCGTTACCATAATAGACTTATTATTTGCATAGTACTTTTTTTTATTCTCTGTGCAGTCGGTTCGGGTTTTCTTTTTTATCAATTTTTGATAAATCAAAAAAAACATACCCTGGGCCATCTCCAGACTATCGTTGCTGAACTGGACAGCATTATTAGCAATGCCAAAATAGCCGGTGATCGTGCGACAGGCCTACTCAATGGTCAATGCAGTAAAAAAGTTCAGACTGAAATACGTAAGCTGGTTGCTACGATACCGGATGTAACAACCATTAATTTACTGCACGGGAAACACCTTTATTGTTCTTCAATTTTTGGCGGTGTGAAATTCGCATCCGATGCACATTCGCCCCCGGCTAAATCACTCTTTTTGATGAGCGACAACTCCGTCAAGCCTTCTAAATCACTGTTGGTCTACCACGCGCTCCGTGGAGAAAGCAGTGTCATGGTAGGCCTGGATAATTATTATGTCCAAAATGAACTTAAAAAATATCGCGAAAGTTACTCTTATATCATGACGGTGAATGGTGTTTCACTGGATGCTAATGGAAATATTTTCACAAATCTGTTACCAGAAGATCAGATCACATATTCTTCCACACAATTTAAATATAGTGTCAGTGCGCTACCATTAGCACCACTTGATTTTGTCACTTTCTGGCAGAATGAGCATGACAGACTCTTAATAACCTTTTTAATTCCTGGGGTATTCTCTGTGTTATTTTTCAAATACCTTATCCATCGTCAATCTATGTTTTTTATGTTACGAGAGGCGATCGATAATAACCAGCTAAAGCCTTTCATCCAACCGATTGTAGAGGCTCGCAGCGGCAATATTGTTGCAGGTGAGATTTTGATGAGGTGGCAGCACCCTAAATGGGGTAATATTTCGCCGGATCGGTTTATTCCTCTGGCTGAAAAAAATGGGCTGATAAGCCGCATCACCGAATTAGGCATCCAATCGGTAATTCGAAGCTTTGAGTCGCTGGATTTGAAATCGCTTCCATTAACGACGTTATTTTTCAACGTCTCGGCTGCGGATTTTACAGACCATGGCCTGTTAAACGCATGTCATTCGTTCAGGGATAAAACGGTGGATACGGCATTACGTATTGGGCTAGAGATTACCGAAAGAGTCGCCATTGAAGATTCCGAGTTCGTCAGAGAAATTTGTCAGCAACTTGATATGCTGGGGGTGACTCTGTCGGCAGATGATTTTGGTACAGGCCACTGCAACTATAAGCTGTTGATGCAGCTTCGCCCACGCTACATCAAGATTGATAAACATTTTACCCAAGAAATTGAAACAGACGAGGGCAAAGAGGCCATCGTCCGCAATATCATCGCTATTGCAAAAGACAGGGGCTGCCTGACCATTGCAGAAGGAGTGGAAAGCGCCTCGCAGCGAGAGAAACTGGTCGCAATGGGGGTCAGTTTTTTACAGGGTTACTTCTTTTCCAGACCCATTGAGGCCGCAGTTTTCTTTGACAAGTTGCAGCACTCAACCCTGTGA
- a CDS encoding AzlD domain-containing protein — translation MERNILLAIFISALVTALMRTVPILLLSRFRLAPALQQWLSFIPAAIMAAIITAELLGKPALTPSGVSISLLAATVAALAGIVTRSLFATVLAGMVAFSGLSYFLM, via the coding sequence ATGGAACGAAATATCCTGCTGGCGATTTTTATCTCTGCGCTGGTTACCGCACTGATGCGCACCGTGCCTATTCTGCTGCTTTCCCGTTTTCGTCTTGCTCCGGCGTTGCAGCAGTGGCTGAGCTTTATTCCAGCCGCCATTATGGCCGCCATTATCACCGCCGAGCTGCTGGGTAAACCGGCGCTGACACCGTCCGGGGTCAGCATTTCGCTGCTGGCGGCGACGGTTGCTGCATTAGCCGGGATAGTGACGCGCAGCCTTTTCGCGACGGTGCTTGCGGGAATGGTGGCGTTTTCAGGTCTGAGCTATTTTTTGATGTGA
- a CDS encoding ABC transporter permease, giving the protein MDILTATWHWLIQPEHWLSDTGILLRLREHLWYVLVSMVIASAIALLLGVALGYWRKGAFLVINLFNIGRAIPSLGLILLCIILFGFNDVPVFVALIALSVPPILTNTWVGIYHADRILCDAATALGMTPIQSLWQLRIPLAMPLIFAGVRTALLQLIATAVVAAYAGMGGLGRFLIDGLGQRDIPQVISGSLVVTLLALACEGIFSLINNVLFQPQAAPAITES; this is encoded by the coding sequence ATGGACATATTAACCGCAACCTGGCACTGGTTAATTCAGCCAGAACACTGGCTTAGCGATACGGGGATCCTGCTGCGCTTACGCGAGCATCTCTGGTATGTGCTGGTGAGCATGGTCATCGCTTCGGCCATTGCGTTACTTCTGGGAGTAGCGTTGGGCTACTGGCGCAAAGGGGCTTTCCTGGTCATCAACCTGTTTAACATTGGCCGGGCGATCCCGTCTCTGGGCCTGATTTTATTGTGCATTATCCTGTTTGGTTTCAACGATGTGCCGGTGTTTGTAGCGCTGATCGCGTTGTCTGTCCCGCCGATCCTGACCAATACCTGGGTGGGGATTTACCACGCCGACCGCATCCTGTGCGACGCCGCCACCGCGCTTGGCATGACGCCCATACAAAGCCTGTGGCAACTGCGCATCCCGCTGGCAATGCCGCTGATCTTCGCCGGGGTTCGCACCGCGCTGTTGCAGCTAATCGCCACGGCGGTGGTCGCCGCCTATGCCGGCATGGGCGGGCTGGGCCGCTTCCTGATTGATGGTCTGGGTCAGCGCGATATCCCGCAGGTCATTTCCGGCTCCCTTGTGGTAACACTGCTGGCGCTTGCCTGCGAGGGGATATTTTCACTTATCAACAATGTGTTATTTCAGCCACAGGCCGCACCCGCAATAACGGAATCATGA
- a CDS encoding LysR family transcriptional regulator, whose product MDIKQLKYLIALDQTRHFGKAASQCNITQPTLSMRIRSLEEELGLVLIVRGQRFEGFTPEGERILAWARALLAAHDGLQAEAALCKGQVVGELRLGMVPLASVDPMIFIRLLTQKYPELKFSLYSMSSEQIAEGVNSNQLELGICYLNNINTSVFNVIQLPKTKMGLLHDSRHFQMDKTTLSWQDLVNFPLGFLSKGMHYRDHMDVSFKSAGITPDYVFESDSTFQIIQAVESGICCAVMPLNNGLENLNSHFLITPITDSNIDAPIGLIMRKQEPVSSLALRCFADAQEIYTEGNESYE is encoded by the coding sequence ATGGACATAAAACAATTAAAATATTTGATCGCCCTGGATCAAACCCGTCACTTTGGTAAGGCGGCATCGCAATGCAATATCACTCAGCCGACGCTTTCCATGCGTATTCGCAGCCTGGAAGAGGAACTGGGTCTGGTATTGATCGTCCGTGGGCAACGTTTTGAGGGCTTTACGCCTGAGGGAGAACGGATCCTGGCCTGGGCGCGCGCCCTGCTTGCCGCACACGATGGGCTTCAGGCGGAGGCCGCCCTGTGCAAAGGGCAAGTGGTGGGTGAACTGCGTCTTGGCATGGTTCCGCTGGCAAGCGTTGACCCGATGATCTTTATTCGCCTGCTGACGCAAAAATACCCTGAACTGAAATTTAGCCTGTATTCCATGTCGTCAGAACAAATCGCCGAAGGAGTAAACAGTAATCAGCTGGAATTGGGGATTTGCTATCTGAATAATATTAACACCAGCGTCTTTAATGTTATTCAGCTGCCGAAAACCAAAATGGGCTTATTGCACGACTCCCGCCATTTCCAGATGGATAAAACAACGCTCAGCTGGCAGGACCTGGTGAATTTCCCGCTGGGTTTCCTGAGCAAAGGGATGCACTATCGCGACCATATGGACGTCAGTTTTAAGTCCGCCGGGATCACCCCGGACTATGTGTTTGAGAGCGACTCAACGTTTCAGATAATCCAGGCAGTAGAAAGTGGCATCTGCTGTGCCGTCATGCCGCTGAATAACGGGCTTGAGAACTTAAACAGCCACTTTTTGATTACCCCGATAACCGACTCGAATATCGACGCCCCTATTGGCCTGATTATGCGTAAGCAGGAGCCGGTGTCATCCCTGGCGCTGCGCTGCTTTGCCGACGCTCAGGAGATTTATACGGAGGGAAATGAGAGTTACGAATAG
- a CDS encoding ABC transporter substrate-binding protein, translated as MKQSLWHAFNRRGFKLSLLAAGLFSLSFTTLAETVTIGGANFTESSILANIYASALKKNNIDVKTRLNLGNREIIIPALKSGEIDIVPEYLGALLNYYDGKTLATTQSDVSAGLAKVLPAEFTLLTPSSASSVTAWAVRAETAKKYGLTKLSDLTPVAHELVIGGPPEFPVRALGLPGLKRVYGLEFKEVKSLDMGGPLSRLALNSGKIDVATVVSTQGSLAKEDWVVLEDDKHEQPSQNVVPLVRKAALTPKIDGILNQVSHKLDNTALVELNKQVDLQHKDPAAVAEQWVNANL; from the coding sequence ATGAAGCAATCATTATGGCACGCGTTTAACCGCCGTGGATTTAAATTATCCCTTCTGGCGGCAGGATTATTCAGCTTAAGTTTTACCACTCTGGCGGAAACCGTCACCATTGGCGGGGCGAATTTTACCGAAAGCTCCATTCTTGCCAATATTTACGCCAGCGCATTAAAGAAAAATAATATCGATGTTAAAACACGGCTTAATCTGGGTAACCGCGAAATTATTATTCCGGCGCTGAAAAGCGGCGAAATAGATATTGTCCCGGAATATCTCGGCGCACTACTGAATTATTATGACGGGAAAACGCTGGCAACCACCCAGAGCGACGTTAGTGCCGGGCTTGCAAAAGTGCTGCCGGCAGAATTCACGCTGCTGACCCCCTCTTCCGCCAGCTCGGTCACGGCCTGGGCCGTTCGCGCCGAGACGGCCAAAAAATACGGGTTAACCAAACTCTCCGATCTGACGCCAGTGGCACACGAGCTGGTGATCGGCGGCCCGCCGGAGTTTCCGGTTCGTGCCCTCGGCCTGCCGGGCCTGAAGCGCGTCTACGGTCTGGAGTTTAAAGAGGTGAAATCCCTCGACATGGGCGGGCCGCTGTCCCGCCTGGCGCTGAACTCCGGCAAAATTGATGTGGCAACGGTGGTCTCCACCCAGGGTTCGCTCGCTAAAGAGGACTGGGTCGTACTGGAAGATGACAAACATGAACAGCCAAGCCAGAACGTTGTTCCGCTGGTGCGCAAAGCGGCACTGACGCCAAAAATCGACGGCATCCTCAACCAGGTGTCTCACAAGCTGGATAACACCGCCCTGGTCGAGCTGAACAAGCAGGTTGACCTCCAGCACAAAGATCCTGCTGCCGTGGCAGAACAATGGGTCAACGCCAACCTGTAA
- a CDS encoding fimbrial protein produces MKPILTALIFAALGMFSRTVLAWDCTTTTPSTAVSPQNITISRNLPVGAVIGTQLVTPTINAFSCFNSDQGVISNQVFGLMANGTFDSMVNGRRVYKTNVAGIGYAISGSTTKCAGGNAAVTGSNTIRGDLNTAKLCENTSGMVSPTLNGSVTVTFYKTATETGSGTITAKTVGALVLLNNSLLWQSPDADVSINAFTVTTPACNLTTTSIPVDMREVDKNAFSGKGSTPGDAYTQSFSLPMACNAGTKVSVKMEGSIFDASRGVINTTSGNNAATGVGIQLLYNNLPMALGSDIAVGTSATGGSFSVPLKARYYQTGDTITTGTANGVLSFTMTYQ; encoded by the coding sequence CACAACAACAACACCGTCAACCGCTGTCTCGCCACAGAATATTACGATATCGCGCAATCTTCCTGTAGGCGCGGTTATCGGGACACAGCTCGTGACACCAACGATCAATGCGTTTAGTTGTTTCAATTCAGATCAGGGCGTGATCTCTAATCAGGTTTTTGGCTTGATGGCGAACGGCACATTTGATTCGATGGTGAACGGCCGGCGGGTGTATAAAACCAATGTCGCCGGTATTGGTTATGCCATCTCGGGTTCCACGACAAAATGTGCTGGCGGCAACGCAGCAGTAACCGGAAGTAATACTATTCGGGGCGATCTCAATACCGCTAAGCTCTGTGAGAACACGAGTGGAATGGTCAGCCCGACGTTGAATGGCTCCGTGACAGTCACGTTTTATAAAACCGCAACGGAAACGGGATCCGGAACGATAACTGCGAAAACGGTAGGTGCGCTGGTTTTGCTGAACAACTCGCTGCTGTGGCAATCCCCCGACGCTGATGTCAGTATCAATGCGTTCACGGTAACGACCCCGGCCTGTAATCTAACCACGACATCAATACCTGTTGATATGAGAGAGGTGGATAAAAACGCATTTAGCGGCAAGGGTTCCACGCCCGGGGATGCATATACCCAATCGTTCAGCCTGCCAATGGCCTGCAACGCCGGAACAAAGGTTAGCGTGAAAATGGAGGGGAGTATTTTTGATGCCAGCAGAGGGGTAATCAATACTACCAGCGGCAATAACGCGGCGACTGGCGTGGGGATACAGCTGCTTTATAACAATCTGCCGATGGCGTTGGGTTCCGATATCGCCGTTGGGACCTCCGCAACAGGCGGTAGTTTCAGCGTACCGCTAAAGGCGCGCTATTATCAGACCGGAGATACGATCACTACTGGTACTGCTAACGGCGTGCTGTCATTTACCATGACGTATCAATAG
- a CDS encoding cupin domain-containing protein: MKKSSIFSVVEGLPQFWQSRILGQVGDASIKVIRMGGEGIPPEVHDDFDEWLLVLEGELPLVVAENVFTLAAGEYIVVPRGVTHHVPAGSVGTLLLVDINAPGP; this comes from the coding sequence ATGAAAAAGAGTTCAATTTTTAGTGTGGTAGAAGGGCTGCCGCAGTTCTGGCAGTCGCGCATTCTGGGGCAGGTTGGCGATGCCAGCATTAAAGTTATCAGGATGGGCGGAGAGGGGATCCCCCCGGAAGTGCATGACGATTTCGATGAGTGGCTGCTGGTACTGGAGGGTGAATTGCCTCTGGTGGTGGCGGAAAACGTGTTCACCCTGGCTGCCGGAGAGTATATCGTTGTGCCGCGTGGCGTAACGCACCATGTCCCTGCGGGGAGTGTCGGCACGCTGTTGCTGGTGGATATTAACGCACCGGGACCGTAA
- a CDS encoding FdhF/YdeP family oxidoreductase, with protein sequence MNKKRRSVPGIRHYDGPAGGWGALKATAIAIRTQMDALDAPVTLLRTNQPDGFDCPGCAWPDKEHKSTFQFCENGAKAVTWEATSKRVTPEFLAKNTVTSLLAKSDYELEGYGRLTRPLRYDRASDTFRPVEWEDAFERIGEVLRGLEPDQVEFYTSGRASNEAAYLFQLFAREYGTNNFPDCSNMCHEATSVGLPRSIGIGKGTVSLDDFDKTELVISIGHNPGTNHPRMMGTLHELARRNVPIIVFNPLRERALERFADPQSVIEMATYSSTDIASTYFQVKAGGDAAALKGIAKHLLHMEQERGGVLDSEFIAEHTQGFSAFADDIAQTSWEAIERESGLTPDALKSVAEAYAKSNATIITYGMGITQHNKGTANVRLIADVLLMRGNIGKPGAGICPLRGHSNVQGNRTVGITEKPTAAFIERLKDVFGFDAPAKHGHDAVQATQAMIDGHAKALICLGGNFAVAMPDHENGFPAMHTLDLSVHVGTKLNRTHLLVGKETYILPCLGRTELDMQQTGRQSITVEDSMSMVHASSGKLKPASPLIRSEPAIVAGMARATLKQTKVNWMELVADYDLIRELIEQTIPGFDNYNDRIRVPGGFRMPLPPIQRIWPTATGKAMFSVFDGVDENAKGEGDNVLRLITLRSHDQYNTTIYALDDRYRGVFGRRDILFMNEGDMDSLGLEHGDRVDIETALAGSVQRLEDITVVAYSIASGSVGAYYPEANVLVPLNYLDKDSGTPSYKSVPVRVTLRSKEIRML encoded by the coding sequence ATGAATAAGAAAAGACGTTCAGTTCCCGGGATCAGACATTATGACGGGCCTGCCGGTGGCTGGGGTGCCTTAAAAGCAACAGCAATAGCCATACGCACGCAGATGGATGCGCTGGACGCTCCCGTCACGTTGCTGCGCACCAACCAGCCCGATGGATTTGACTGCCCGGGCTGCGCATGGCCGGATAAAGAGCACAAATCCACGTTCCAGTTCTGTGAAAACGGCGCAAAAGCCGTGACGTGGGAAGCCACCAGTAAGCGCGTCACCCCGGAATTCCTGGCGAAAAACACCGTCACCTCCCTGCTGGCAAAATCCGATTACGAACTTGAAGGCTATGGTCGTCTGACCCGCCCGCTGCGTTACGACCGGGCAAGCGACACGTTCCGCCCTGTTGAGTGGGAAGACGCCTTCGAGCGGATCGGCGAAGTCCTGCGCGGGCTTGAACCAGACCAGGTTGAGTTTTATACCTCTGGCAGAGCATCTAACGAAGCGGCTTATCTGTTCCAGCTGTTTGCCCGTGAATACGGTACGAACAACTTTCCTGATTGTTCCAACATGTGCCATGAAGCCACCAGCGTCGGCTTACCGCGCTCAATCGGTATCGGGAAAGGCACCGTTTCACTGGATGATTTCGACAAAACAGAACTGGTTATCTCCATTGGTCACAACCCGGGCACAAACCACCCGCGCATGATGGGTACGCTTCACGAACTGGCGCGCCGCAATGTGCCGATTATCGTCTTTAACCCGCTGCGTGAAAGAGCCCTTGAACGTTTCGCCGACCCACAAAGCGTCATTGAAATGGCCACCTACAGCTCCACCGATATCGCATCGACTTATTTCCAGGTGAAAGCAGGTGGCGATGCCGCGGCATTAAAAGGGATCGCCAAACATCTTCTGCACATGGAACAGGAACGCGGTGGCGTGCTGGATAGTGAATTTATTGCCGAACACACCCAGGGGTTTTCTGCTTTTGCTGACGATATCGCGCAAACCTCCTGGGAGGCCATTGAGCGCGAGTCCGGGTTAACACCGGACGCGTTGAAAAGTGTGGCTGAAGCCTATGCGAAATCGAACGCCACCATTATCACCTACGGTATGGGGATCACCCAGCACAACAAAGGTACGGCGAACGTGCGGCTGATTGCCGATGTGCTGTTAATGCGCGGTAATATTGGCAAACCCGGCGCGGGGATCTGTCCGCTTCGTGGCCACTCTAACGTGCAGGGCAACCGCACAGTGGGGATCACCGAGAAACCTACGGCAGCGTTTATTGAACGCCTTAAGGACGTTTTCGGCTTCGACGCGCCAGCCAAACATGGCCACGATGCCGTGCAGGCCACGCAGGCGATGATCGACGGCCATGCAAAAGCCCTTATCTGCCTCGGCGGTAACTTTGCGGTTGCGATGCCCGATCACGAGAATGGATTCCCGGCGATGCATACTCTGGATTTGAGTGTGCACGTGGGCACCAAACTGAACCGTACTCACCTGCTGGTAGGCAAAGAAACCTATATCCTGCCGTGTCTTGGCCGTACCGAGCTGGATATGCAGCAGACGGGGCGTCAGTCCATTACCGTAGAAGATTCCATGTCGATGGTTCATGCCTCCTCCGGTAAGCTGAAACCCGCCTCCCCGCTGATTCGCTCTGAACCGGCAATCGTTGCGGGTATGGCCCGCGCAACGCTGAAACAGACCAAAGTAAACTGGATGGAACTGGTGGCGGACTACGATCTGATCCGTGAGTTAATCGAGCAAACCATCCCCGGTTTTGACAACTATAACGACCGCATTCGTGTGCCGGGCGGCTTCCGGATGCCGCTGCCGCCAATCCAGCGCATCTGGCCTACCGCTACCGGTAAAGCAATGTTCTCGGTGTTCGATGGCGTGGATGAGAATGCCAAAGGCGAAGGCGACAACGTTCTGCGCCTGATTACGCTTCGCAGCCACGACCAGTACAACACCACTATCTATGCGCTGGACGATCGCTATCGCGGCGTCTTTGGCCGCCGGGATATTCTGTTTATGAATGAAGGCGATATGGATAGTCTGGGTCTGGAGCACGGCGATCGCGTGGATATCGAAACCGCGCTGGCGGGGAGTGTTCAGCGCCTGGAAGATATTACCGTAGTAGCCTACAGCATTGCTTCGGGTTCCGTTGGCGCATACTACCCGGAAGCTAACGTGCTGGTCCCGCTTAACTATCTCGATAAAGACAGTGGTACTCCGTCCTATAAGTCCGTGCCTGTTCGCGTGACCCTGCGTTCAAAAGAAATCCGGATGCTCTGA
- a CDS encoding ABC transporter permease — translation MIDWQWIVDNQGPIAALLWQHTLLVAISLFFGTALTGVLIGLTLRWPASAPALLGLCGVLFTIPSLALFILLIPFTGLSLTTSVIGLTLYSLLILLRNVVVGIEKLPFDVLESARALGYTRWHRFVDVELHLIIPSLFAGLRIASVTLVGLVTVTALIGQGGLGQLLLSGFNQDFLTPIVVSVVLSLVLSFLFDSLIARVGYWITPWAR, via the coding sequence ATGATTGACTGGCAATGGATTGTGGATAATCAGGGCCCGATTGCCGCCCTACTCTGGCAGCACACACTGCTGGTGGCGATATCGCTTTTTTTCGGCACGGCGCTCACAGGGGTGTTGATTGGCCTGACCCTGCGCTGGCCCGCATCGGCTCCGGCACTGCTTGGTCTGTGCGGGGTGCTGTTTACCATTCCTTCACTGGCGCTGTTTATTCTGTTGATCCCGTTTACCGGCCTGTCGCTCACCACGTCAGTGATCGGCTTAACGCTCTATTCGCTGCTGATCCTGCTGCGTAACGTGGTTGTCGGGATCGAAAAACTGCCGTTCGACGTGCTGGAATCCGCCCGTGCGCTGGGTTACACCCGCTGGCACCGTTTTGTTGATGTTGAACTGCACCTGATTATTCCGTCTTTGTTTGCCGGGCTGCGTATTGCCTCGGTCACGCTGGTGGGGCTAGTCACGGTCACGGCGCTGATAGGTCAGGGCGGGCTTGGGCAACTGCTTCTGTCAGGCTTTAACCAGGATTTCCTGACGCCGATTGTGGTCAGCGTGGTGCTTAGCCTGGTGCTGTCGTTTCTTTTTGACTCTCTGATAGCGCGCGTGGGCTATTGGATTACTCCGTGGGCACGCTAA
- a CDS encoding AzlC family ABC transporter permease: MLMKTKASHKDEAGAEFRAGITACLPTIPGYWSIGFAAGAIGTLSGFTTLQTALLASVLYTGSAQFLFYSLWAAGAEVASVVFSVFLVNLRYLLMSSAMSVFFREHSTLQKLISGLLLTDETFGVAVQRGSQHSTVPFAWMLGLNVAAWLNWILACVVGAWLASALPPSLMEGLSFSLVSMFIGLVLMLWFASHRKALETFSIAAAVVITLLTARQMDISLVVIIAASVSATLATLGLRLFSKGGK; this comes from the coding sequence ATGTTGATGAAAACAAAGGCCTCACACAAAGATGAGGCAGGCGCGGAGTTTCGCGCAGGGATCACCGCCTGCCTGCCCACGATCCCTGGCTACTGGAGTATTGGTTTCGCCGCTGGCGCTATCGGCACCCTTTCCGGGTTTACCACTCTGCAAACCGCACTGCTGGCAAGCGTGCTATATACCGGCTCGGCACAATTTCTGTTCTATTCACTGTGGGCTGCAGGAGCAGAAGTGGCCTCGGTGGTGTTCAGCGTCTTTCTGGTGAATTTGCGTTATCTGCTGATGAGCTCCGCAATGAGCGTTTTCTTTCGCGAACACAGCACCCTGCAAAAACTGATCAGTGGCCTGTTACTGACCGATGAAACATTCGGCGTTGCCGTGCAGCGCGGCAGCCAGCACAGCACCGTTCCGTTTGCCTGGATGCTTGGGCTTAATGTCGCCGCCTGGCTTAACTGGATCCTCGCCTGCGTGGTCGGCGCCTGGCTGGCCTCTGCCCTTCCGCCATCGCTGATGGAAGGCCTGAGCTTTAGTCTGGTATCGATGTTTATTGGACTGGTGCTGATGCTGTGGTTTGCCAGCCACCGAAAAGCGCTGGAGACATTCAGCATCGCCGCCGCCGTGGTGATTACGCTGCTGACCGCCCGCCAGATGGATATCAGCCTGGTGGTGATTATCGCGGCATCAGTTTCGGCCACGCTTGCCACCCTGGGATTGCGCCTCTTCAGCAAGGGAGGGAAATAA
- a CDS encoding ABC transporter ATP-binding protein: MIRLENINKTYPGSTHAAIGKLNIVINEGEFCTFVGPSGCGKTTLLRMINQLDIPDAGSVYVQGIKIADADIIQVRRKIGFVMQSAALFPHRTVAQNIATVPRLLGWNKKHIQARIDELVEVMSLDPSLLARYPHQLSGGQQGRVAIARALAADPPILLMDEPFAAIDPVVREKLQDELLQLQQRLHKTIVLVTHDINEAIRLGDKIAIFQEGGVLAQFDTPDHILAQPASEFVARFIGPEPNLKRLARLQVGQLPRHDVPLVDEALTPISSQHPAVASPLRLVLDKQQRPLYWLDPERRTTLPVSLTLKALHTLRFAYSALLDAPGGVLVHVNGDGQYQGSISHGLLQRVLDGHVDVRRYD; encoded by the coding sequence ATGATCAGACTCGAAAACATAAACAAAACGTACCCTGGTAGTACGCACGCCGCGATCGGCAAATTAAATATCGTTATCAATGAAGGTGAATTCTGCACATTCGTTGGCCCCAGCGGCTGCGGGAAAACCACCCTGTTACGTATGATTAATCAACTGGATATCCCGGATGCCGGTTCGGTTTATGTTCAGGGTATTAAAATAGCCGATGCCGATATTATTCAGGTGCGACGTAAAATCGGTTTTGTGATGCAAAGTGCAGCCTTATTCCCTCACCGGACTGTTGCCCAGAATATCGCAACCGTTCCGCGTTTACTTGGCTGGAATAAAAAACATATTCAGGCGCGTATTGATGAGCTGGTGGAGGTCATGTCCCTCGACCCGAGCCTGCTTGCGCGCTACCCTCACCAGCTTTCAGGCGGGCAGCAAGGGCGGGTGGCGATTGCCCGTGCGTTGGCGGCCGATCCCCCTATTCTGTTAATGGATGAGCCCTTTGCGGCTATCGACCCGGTCGTGCGGGAAAAGCTCCAGGATGAGCTGTTGCAGCTCCAGCAGCGCCTGCACAAAACTATCGTGCTCGTCACCCACGACATCAACGAAGCCATTCGTCTCGGCGATAAAATCGCCATCTTTCAGGAAGGTGGCGTCCTGGCTCAGTTTGATACGCCCGACCATATCCTCGCCCAGCCCGCCAGTGAGTTCGTGGCGCGATTCATCGGGCCTGAGCCCAACTTAAAACGCCTCGCCAGGCTTCAGGTTGGGCAGCTTCCGCGTCACGATGTTCCCCTGGTGGACGAGGCGCTGACCCCGATATCCAGCCAGCATCCGGCGGTTGCCAGCCCGCTGCGGCTGGTACTCGATAAACAGCAGCGTCCGTTGTACTGGCTCGATCCTGAGCGGCGTACCACCCTGCCCGTTTCACTCACCCTGAAGGCACTTCACACTCTGCGTTTCGCCTACAGCGCGCTTCTGGATGCCCCGGGGGGCGTGCTGGTGCACGTCAACGGCGACGGTCAGTATCAGGGCAGTATTTCCCACGGGCTGCTCCAGCGCGTGCTGGACGGGCATGTGGATGTGCGCCGCTATGATTGA